From Meleagris gallopavo isolate NT-WF06-2002-E0010 breed Aviagen turkey brand Nicholas breeding stock unplaced genomic scaffold, Turkey_5.1 ChrUn_random_7180001862985, whole genome shotgun sequence, one genomic window encodes:
- the LOC100543737 gene encoding olfactory receptor 4S2-like, protein MAAELTNVGNASGVKEFILIGLSDGQGVQEVYFVMFLCFYTINVAGNLLIIVTVISSQHLNSPMYFFLCYLSFVDICYSSVTAPKMIADFLVENKTISFVGCIAQLFGVHFFGCTEIFILTVMAYDRYMAICRPLHYSTLMTRRACGRMVLCSWLGGCVHSAVQTFLTAQLPFCGPNKVDHYFCDVHPLLRLACTDTYVVGVTVIANSGMIALSSFFILVVSYVVILVSLRSQTSEGRRKALSTCGSHITVVVLFFGPCTFTYIRPSSDLSEDKIVALFYTIITPMLNPLIYTLRNKEVKSAMRKLWGRRIESEEGKV, encoded by the coding sequence atgGCTGCAGAACTGACCAACGTGGGGAATGCAAGCGGTGTGAAGGAGTTCATTCTCATCGGCCTCTCTGACGGTCAAGGCGTGCAGGAGGTGTACTTTGTGATGTTTCTTTGCTTCTATACAATTAATGTGGCGGGAAATCTGCTCATTATTGTCACCGTGATTAGCAGCCAGCATCTGAACTcccccatgtacttcttcctttGCTACCTGTCCTTTGTTGACATCTGTTACTCCTCCGTCACAGCTCCCAAAATGATTGCTGACTTCcttgtggaaaacaaaaccatctcCTTTGTGGGCTGCATAGCACAGCTCTTCGGGGTCCATTTCTTTGGCTGCACGGAGATCTTCATCCTCACAGTGATGGCCTACGATCGCTACATGGCCATCTGCAGACCTCTCCACTACTCCACGCTGATGACCAGGCGCGCGTGCGGCCGCATGGTGCTGTGCTCATGGCTGGGAGGCTGTGTGCATTCCGCCGTGCAGACTTTCCTGACTGCTCAGCTCCCCTTCTGTGGCCCCAACAAAGTTGACCACTACTTCTGTGATGTCCACCCCCTGCTACGGCTGGCCTGCACCGACACCTACGTGGTCGGCGTCACCGTCATCGCCAACAGCGGGATGATAGCTCTGAGCTCTTTCTTCATCCTGGTTGTGTCTTACGTAGTGATCTTGGTCTCCTTGAGAAGTCAGACATCCGAAGGACGGCGCAAGGCCCTCTCCACCTGTGGGTCCCACATCACCGTGGTGGTTCTGTTCTTCGGGCCATGCACGTTCACCTACATACGCCCATCCAGTGACCTCTCGGAGGACAAGATCGTGGCACTGTTTTACACCATCATCACCCCCATGCTGAACCCCCTCATCTACACACTGAGGAATAAAGAAGTAAAGAGTGCCATGAGAAAATTGTGGGGTAGAAGAATAGAAAGTGAAGAGGGAAAGGTGTAG
- the LOC100542106 gene encoding olfactory receptor 5F1-like produces the protein MQRINMSTVSEFILIGLSDAPEVRVLLFVLFLSIYLATMAGNITILIAIRTDAHLHNPMYFFLGNLSLLDILCPTITVPKMLQAMLFGNKVISFTGCMLQLFLLIDVVGTEIFLLAVMAYDRYVAICHPLQYVNIVSMKLSAHLAIGTWVVGFFNSLLHTSLIFTLFFCGSNRVDQYYCDIPPVLALSCSPTVSRELVTLTVAGVLGSSAFVVTLISYFHILLAVLGMNSAESRHKAFSTCSAHLTVVSLFYGTTICTYVRPSSTYSPHQDRIVSMLYGILTPLLNPIIYSLRNKEVQGALGRVLCTSRKPAAAQLGSPPQEEGNSIGHLFLH, from the exons ATGCAGAGGATCAACATGTCAACAGTATCTGAGTTTATTCTCATAGGCCTTTCTGATGCTCCAGAGGTGCGTGTTCTTCTCTTTGTGCTGTTTCTGAGCATCTATTTGGCCACCATGGCAGGCAACATCACAATCCTCATTGCCATTAGGACAGATGCTCACCTGCACAaccccatgtacttcttcctcGGCAACTTATCCTTACTGGATATCCTATGTCCCACCATCACTGTGCCGAAGATGTTGCAGGCCATGCTGTTTGGGAACAAGGTGATCTCATTCACTGGTTGCATGCTCCAGCTGTTCCTCCTTATTGACGTCGTAGGCacagagatttttctcttgGCTGTGATGGCATACGACCGTTACGTTGCCATATGCCACCCCCTGCAGTATGTGAACATTGTGAGTATGAAGCTGTCTGCTCACCTCGCCATTGGCACCTGGGTAGTCGgattttttaattctctgttaCACACCTCTCTGATTTTTACACTCTTTTTTTGCGGCTCTAACAGGGTTGACCAATATTACTGTGACATACCCCCTGTTCTGGCACTTTCCTGCTCACCCACTGTCAGCAGGGAGCTGGTGACTCTCACAGTTGCTGGGGTCCTCGGAAGCAGCGCCTTTGTGGTCACTCTGATCTCATATTTCCATATCCTCCTTGCTGTCCTGGGCATGAACTCCGCCGAGAGCAGGCACAAAGCTTTCTCCACATGCAGTGCTCACTTGACAGTGGTGAGCCTTTTCTATGGGACCACCATCTGCACGTACGTACGGCCTTCCTCCACCTACTCACCTCATCAGGACAGGATAGTTTCCATGCTATACGGGATCCTCACTCCCCTGCTGAACCCCATAATTTACAGTCTGAGGAACAAAGAAGTCCAAGGTGCCCTGGGAAGAGTG ttGTGCACCTCCAGAAAGCCAGCAGCGGCAC